Within Citrus sinensis cultivar Valencia sweet orange chromosome 1, DVS_A1.0, whole genome shotgun sequence, the genomic segment TGATACGTGAAAATTTGATCCGTATAAATCCAATCTGTGGatccgtggattggatatggattgaaaatttaaaaatctgcagtcgatggattggatatggatttacttctgtaaatccgTAAAAATCCGTGAATCcacacaatatatatatatatatatatatatatatatatatttatttagttaaaaaattattataaatttaattaaagaatattataattgtgacATTACATAGTTTCATAAGCACTATAACATATCTTAGCAAttacccaataataatattaaataaaaaataatcaaataatcaaatataacttgtaaaaattataaaacaaaataaaagcaaagtcACACGCACTGACAAAAGCAAAGTAATATAACGCTAAGTTATCAATAATTTGCAAAGTCACCCAAAAGCAAAATAACATAACGTCAAGTCACCAAcaatttacaaacaaaaaactcTAAGCTTCTTCGCCGTCACACGCACTAACAACACCCAATACTGGTTCGATACACTCTCAACACCAATTTGAAGGACGTCAGCCGCGTGATTCCAACGAGAGCAAGCCATCTTCTTTCTCGAGTCCGTCGAGCCACTTCACAATCACTGGTTCCAGCCAAACAATTGCACTATCACAACTAGGAatggcaattgtacccgcaaacccgcccaaacccacccgccaaaacccgcccgttgcgggtaattttaCCCGTTGCGGGCgagtttagtattataaattaaaacccgcacatggatgcgggtgggtttggtattaaccttatatctggtggatacccgcatggatatccaccaaacccgcaatatttttttcaaatatttttaatttaattttaatctaaaaatgtataaagaaaataatgtcattaattaaattaccaaatagccaaaggctcaaagttgtgtatgtgtgtatgtggccTATatcctattctaaagtcataatctaaagaaaactaaaggcattttccttcgaattagtatttgaaaatattaatcttaattattattataggcattgtgttggatgggtgcttatggtggtgaatgaaatgaatatcttctcttggagcttgttttaaatgataatatgaaatgtaattattatttttagatactagtttgtgttttttaaatggatttgtgtaatttatacttaaatttgagaatttgtgttgaattgatgtggaaattttaatttttcatttacattatttaaatataaaattaagtatgttatatggaatttgaggttattattataaatttatatattaaacatttgtgattttaaatacggaaacccgcaaaaaatccgccggataccattgcgggtttggtaattgttaaaacccgctgcgggttgcggtgcccattgccatccctaatcacAACCTTCAAGATCGCCACCCGTACTTCTCTTGGTTTCCATCATTGACGGCTCCATAATCACCACTTTTCAACAAGTGCAATAGCCCTATGGATGGCAAACAGCGGGCCTGGGCCGAGCTTTTTCAAGCCCATGTCCAGGCCCTCTGTTAGTTAAGTGTATGGGCCTGGTCTGGGCTCGGGCCGGGCTTGGactttagttatttattttaaaaattttaaattattgtaaatttgaaataaattaatgatcaacAAGTTATTACAatcatagataaattaaagaaaatcaatatttcaaattaaaataataaataaagcaaataaaaactcataactttaattttctttaatactggattttctaattcaaacgctctcttaattaattgacacaaaagagagaatttagtatcataattttagtttttttgaatcataattgatttataagttaataatttaagttttcttttttatttttaaattttaattatattattctaatttataaaattatttttttttaaaatagtggGCTTGGCCTTTGTCCGAGCTTTTTTTCTTGGGCCCTTGCCCAGGCCCTCATGGGTGAGGGCTGGGCGGGCTTGGGCCGGCCCAGGCTTTTTTGCCAACCCTAAATAACCCTGGTGAAGGATCAGACTATGTTTAGTTTCAGAAACTtcgtcattttaattaattatggttttatttgaacaattaatttcagtgttatattaatgtattattgtaactttatttgaacaattaatcttagtgtgttatattttgaaactttaaacatATTATTGTCGGTTTATTTGAGCAATTAATCtcgatgtgttatattttgaaactttaaatatattattttagttttattgaaacaattaatttgtttaaattttattcaattttaaatttaattggtagtaaaattatttttatattagatttttaaaaaatttcattagttTATGGATTGGggagaactaaaaatttttaattcggAAACTAATGcgcaaaatggtggattggatatggattaaGTTAAATCTGCATCTGATCCGCAGACGTATGGATTTGATATGGATTGAGTTAAATTCGCATCCGATCTGCAGATATATggtttggatttggattgagtTTAATCAATCCGTgtattggattggattgaaaaattataatccgcaaaattgtggatcggatatggattgatgtctAATCCATAAAATCcgatccgcgaacacccctaCAGTGCAGTGCCAATAAAATAAGGACGCCATCATCAGTTATCGAGAGTTTATAATCAATGCCAGATGATGTAGACAGAACCCACATTTGTATgttaaataatatgatttattgatttaagGGGAAAAACCCAACAAAGGATGCACATTACACATTACAAAGgcagataaattttttttccccttttaaCGGATGATCAAGTTTTAGGATCAGTGGAGAGAAGGCTAAACACTACCATGTCTTTAGTGCTTCCCTTCATGATGAAATACTTCCCGAGAACACCCTCTCTCTTGAACCCAGCCTTCTCCAGCACTCTTTGTGAGGCCACATTCTCAACATCTACTACAGCCTCAAGTCTCTCCAAATGTGGCCATTCATCAAATATTGTCTTAGTCACTATCTTCACAGCCTGCGTAGCAATCCCTTTGCCCCAGTACTTTGAGGCCAAAACATAGCCGAGTTCCGCTCTACACATATCATTGCCTGAATTCGGTCTCACTGAAGTAGCACCAACTGGCCTATTGTTTACGCAAATTGCCCGGAACCACGGGTGCTGTGGAACTTTGGTTTTGATGTAGTTTATGCCATCTTCTTTATTAGTATATGATTCCCAAGGGCAGAACCGAGCCACTTTAGGATCACTAACCCACACCATGAAATCATCAATGTCTGAAAGT encodes:
- the LOC102613801 gene encoding uncharacterized protein LOC102613801; protein product: MESDSSESYMKNGFVELSHISLRPLELSDIDDFMVWVSDPKVARFCPWESYTNKEDGINYIKTKVPQHPWFRAICVNNRPVGATSVRPNSGNDMCRAELGYVLASKYWGKGIATQAVKIVTKTIFDEWPHLERLEAVVDVENVASQRVLEKAGFKREGVLGKYFIMKGSTKDMVVFSLLSTDPKT